From the Nodularia sp. NIES-3585 genome, one window contains:
- a CDS encoding AbrB/MazE/SpoVT family DNA-binding domain-containing protein produces the protein MLAKLTSKNQLTLPKSITREIGEAEYFEVKVEDGQIILTPVKIQRADAVRAKLADLGLSEQDVADAVAWARQ, from the coding sequence ATGCTCGCCAAGTTAACTTCTAAGAATCAACTAACGTTGCCTAAAAGTATTACCCGTGAAATCGGAGAAGCTGAGTATTTTGAGGTCAAGGTGGAAGATGGGCAAATTATTCTGACTCCTGTAAAAATTCAGCGAGCGGATGCAGTGCGCGCGAAGTTGGCAGATTTGGGGCTGAGTGAGCAGGATGTGGCGGATGCAGTGGCTTGGGCGCGTCAGTGA
- a CDS encoding Uma2 family endonuclease — translation MKLQTTTQEIKIIKAYYTPEEYLELEEKSDYKNEFRDGEIIPMTGGTTNHNKLALNLATTLNLALDDLTYEVYIGDVKLWIPRYREFTYPDVMVIEGEPVYYTTNTTTITNPLFIAEVLSKSTKDYDQGDKFLYYRSIPEFKEYILIDQTQYYVMQYVKTPENQWILTEYETENATLKLSSIKLELSLKKLYKKVNFAENIDLYRTHRY, via the coding sequence ATGAAACTCCAAACTACTACTCAAGAAATCAAAATAATTAAAGCCTATTATACCCCAGAAGAATATTTAGAACTTGAAGAAAAATCTGATTATAAAAATGAATTTAGAGATGGAGAAATTATTCCTATGACTGGGGGGACTACCAATCATAATAAGCTGGCATTAAATCTAGCAACTACCTTAAATTTAGCATTAGATGATTTAACATACGAAGTTTATATTGGTGATGTGAAATTGTGGATACCACGCTATCGAGAATTTACTTATCCTGATGTCATGGTAATTGAGGGTGAACCTGTTTATTACACCACCAATACTACAACAATTACAAATCCTTTGTTCATTGCTGAAGTTTTATCTAAATCGACTAAAGATTATGATCAAGGTGATAAATTCCTCTATTACCGCTCAATTCCTGAATTTAAAGAATATATTTTAATTGACCAAACTCAATATTATGTAATGCAGTATGTCAAAACTCCTGAAAATCAATGGATTTTGACTGAGTATGAAACGGAAAATGCTACGTTGAAGCTGTCATCAATTAAGTTGGAATTGTCTTTGAAGAAGTTATATAAAAAAGTCAATTTTGCTGAAAATATAGATTTATATAGGACTCATAGATATTAG